The following are encoded in a window of Dehalococcoidia bacterium genomic DNA:
- a CDS encoding TetR/AcrR family transcriptional regulator, translating into MTVNPRRHGQEPRRRTRRGPLTRKHILDVSLRLFSERGFARTSIRDIARDAGITDAAIYYHFSSKRELLEALVEERGFGVRLQKLEEWEPDVPLREGLLAMAAGAIAFMDENRDFLRLILMEGLAGDDVTNEQYCKLLERWERALVGVLERYKARGELADYDPQLLARHTIYLILGAFVDLLMAREDTGATPAERREELSRLVTRALSHLPLS; encoded by the coding sequence ATGACGGTGAACCCTAGACGCCACGGCCAGGAGCCCCGTCGGCGCACACGCCGCGGCCCTCTCACCCGCAAGCACATTCTGGATGTCTCTCTGCGCCTCTTCTCGGAGCGGGGCTTCGCCCGAACCAGCATCCGCGACATCGCCCGCGACGCCGGCATCACCGATGCCGCCATCTACTACCACTTCTCCTCCAAGCGGGAGCTGCTGGAGGCGCTGGTGGAGGAGCGGGGATTCGGGGTGCGGCTCCAGAAGCTGGAGGAGTGGGAGCCGGACGTACCCCTGCGCGAGGGGCTGCTGGCTATGGCCGCCGGCGCCATCGCCTTCATGGACGAAAACCGTGACTTCCTCCGCCTCATCCTCATGGAGGGCCTCGCCGGCGACGACGTGACCAACGAGCAGTACTGCAAGCTGCTGGAACGCTGGGAGCGCGCTCTGGTGGGGGTGCTGGAGCGCTACAAGGCCCGCGGCGAGCTGGCCGACTACGACCCCCAACTGCTGGCGCGCCACACCATCTACCTCATCCTGGGAGCCTTCGTGGACCTGCTGATGGCGCGGGAGGATACCGGCGCCACGCCCGCCGAGCGCCGAGAGGAGCTTTCGCGCCTCGTGACCCGCGCCCTGTCCCATCTGCCCCTGAGCTGA
- a CDS encoding LLM class flavin-dependent oxidoreductase yields the protein MKFGVFFELSVPKPWHDRSEHQVYFNALEQVELADQLGFDQAWAVEHHFLEEYSHCSAPEVFLAAAAMRTQRIRLGHGVMMVLPPFNHPVRCAERAAALDIISNGRLEFGTGRSATWTELGGFNCDPDLTKEMWDEALRAIPKMWTQEIFSWQGKFFSVPPRCVIPKPLQKPHPPLWVAVTSPETAVQAAERGIGCLGVSVGTPQEYEERVKAYRRIVRECEPVGEFVNDQVNGVTFLYVDETEEEARMWGSKLVYTFGLLAAHFTGVSAIYPSPAYKVPGLLFALRREQEQRSSPTAAGSGDGSVIREGMAIGTPETVIKNLKMWEEIGVDRMVFLLNAGEVIPQEKVLRSLRLFAEHVLPKFDPEAARARAGNGKASTSR from the coding sequence GTGAAGTTCGGCGTGTTCTTCGAGCTCTCGGTGCCCAAGCCCTGGCACGACCGCAGCGAGCACCAGGTCTACTTCAACGCCCTGGAGCAGGTGGAGCTGGCCGACCAGCTGGGCTTCGACCAGGCCTGGGCTGTGGAGCACCACTTCCTGGAGGAGTACTCCCACTGCTCGGCGCCGGAGGTGTTCCTGGCGGCTGCAGCCATGCGCACCCAGCGCATACGCCTGGGCCACGGCGTCATGATGGTCCTGCCGCCCTTCAACCACCCCGTGCGCTGTGCCGAGCGTGCCGCGGCCCTGGACATCATCTCCAACGGCCGGCTGGAGTTCGGCACGGGACGCTCCGCCACCTGGACGGAGCTGGGCGGCTTCAACTGCGACCCCGACCTCACCAAAGAGATGTGGGACGAGGCCTTGCGGGCCATCCCCAAGATGTGGACGCAGGAGATCTTCTCCTGGCAGGGAAAGTTCTTCTCGGTGCCGCCTCGCTGCGTCATCCCCAAGCCCCTCCAGAAGCCTCACCCACCCCTGTGGGTGGCGGTCACCAGCCCCGAGACAGCCGTGCAGGCGGCCGAGCGAGGCATCGGCTGCCTGGGGGTCTCGGTGGGCACGCCACAGGAGTACGAGGAGCGGGTGAAGGCCTACCGGCGCATCGTCCGCGAGTGCGAGCCGGTGGGCGAGTTCGTCAACGACCAGGTGAACGGCGTCACCTTCCTGTACGTGGACGAGACGGAGGAGGAGGCGCGGATGTGGGGCAGCAAGCTCGTCTACACCTTCGGCCTCCTGGCTGCCCACTTCACGGGCGTCAGCGCCATCTACCCTAGCCCGGCCTACAAGGTGCCCGGCCTGCTCTTCGCCCTGCGTCGGGAGCAGGAGCAGCGCTCCTCTCCAACTGCCGCCGGCAGCGGTGATGGCAGCGTCATCCGCGAAGGCATGGCCATAGGCACCCCCGAGACCGTGATAAAGAACCTGAAGATGTGGGAGGAGATCGGGGTGGACCGGATGGTCTTCCTGCTCAACGCCGGCGAGGTCATTCCGCAGGAGAAGGTGCTGCGCAGCCTGCGCCTCTTCGCCGAGCACGTGCTGCCCAAGTTCGACCCCGAGGCAGCCCGGGCGCGGGCCGGCAACGGCAAGGCCAGCACGTCCCGCTAG
- a CDS encoding thioredoxin domain-containing protein, protein MTNRLAKETSPYLRQHADNPVDWYPWGEEAFRRAQEEDKPILLSIGYSSCHWCHVMERECFEDPEIARLMNENFVCIKVDREELPDVDAVYMQAVQAMTGSGGWPLTVFLTPKGEPFFGGTYFPPEDRHGLPGFPRVLMAIAQAYREQREQVVRQAQQLTAHLQRLSSLRSAPEPLTPDVLRDAFQGIQSQFDPQFGGFGPAPKFPQPLVWEFVLRYHARTGDPQPLEMAQLTLRAMARGGIRDHLGGGFHRYSTDRYWLVPHFEKMLYDNALLARLYLHAYQATGSTDYRQVVEETIGYLLSEMRLPEGAFASAQDADSEGVEGKYYVWTWQEAMDVLGPELGPTFCLVYGVTPEGNWEGRNVLHLSTPPEEAARQLDADPSALEELLARARQKLLSARRQRVPPERDDKVLVSWNGLALSALAEAACALGRDDWRRSAEECARFLLQELVRDGQLMHTWKDGQAKVPAYLDDYACLVTGLLALHEATFDPNWLEEALRLGRQMVDLFWDPRQEAFYDTGPRHQQLVVRPRDLLDNAYPCGSSEAARALLLLATVSGDHALADVATRALRGVRELMARAPLGTGNWLCALDFYLARPKEVAIVGDPASEDTRRLLAVVYGRFLPNKVVVGLRPGTQPPADIPLLEGREALGGRATAYVCENFACRQPTTDPEVLAAQLQDS, encoded by the coding sequence ATGACCAACCGCCTGGCCAAAGAGACCAGCCCCTACCTGCGGCAGCACGCCGACAACCCGGTGGACTGGTACCCCTGGGGAGAAGAGGCCTTCCGCCGCGCCCAGGAAGAGGACAAGCCCATCCTCCTCAGCATCGGTTACTCCTCCTGCCACTGGTGCCATGTCATGGAGCGGGAGTGCTTCGAAGACCCCGAGATCGCCCGCCTGATGAACGAGAACTTCGTCTGCATCAAGGTGGACCGCGAGGAGCTGCCCGACGTGGACGCCGTCTACATGCAGGCCGTCCAGGCCATGACCGGCTCCGGCGGCTGGCCCCTCACCGTCTTCCTCACTCCCAAGGGGGAGCCATTCTTCGGCGGCACCTACTTTCCGCCCGAAGACCGCCACGGGCTGCCCGGCTTCCCGCGCGTGCTCATGGCCATCGCCCAGGCTTACCGGGAGCAGCGGGAGCAGGTGGTGCGGCAGGCCCAGCAGCTCACCGCCCACCTCCAGCGCCTCTCGTCCCTGCGGTCGGCACCGGAGCCTTTGACGCCCGACGTCCTGCGGGATGCCTTCCAGGGCATTCAGTCCCAGTTCGACCCCCAGTTTGGCGGCTTCGGGCCTGCTCCCAAGTTCCCCCAGCCGCTGGTGTGGGAGTTCGTGCTGCGTTACCATGCCCGCACCGGTGACCCGCAGCCCCTCGAGATGGCCCAGCTCACCCTCCGCGCCATGGCCCGCGGCGGCATTCGCGACCACCTGGGAGGGGGCTTCCATCGCTACTCCACAGACCGCTACTGGCTGGTGCCCCACTTCGAGAAGATGCTCTATGACAACGCCCTGCTGGCCCGCCTCTACCTTCACGCCTATCAGGCCACCGGCTCCACAGACTACCGGCAGGTCGTCGAGGAGACCATCGGCTACCTGCTATCGGAGATGCGGCTGCCCGAGGGCGCCTTCGCCTCGGCCCAGGACGCCGATAGCGAGGGGGTCGAGGGCAAGTACTACGTCTGGACCTGGCAAGAAGCCATGGACGTCCTGGGGCCGGAGCTGGGGCCGACCTTCTGCCTGGTATACGGCGTCACGCCCGAGGGCAACTGGGAAGGAAGGAACGTCCTCCATCTCTCGACCCCTCCCGAAGAGGCCGCCCGCCAGCTGGACGCCGACCCCTCCGCCCTGGAAGAGTTGCTGGCCCGAGCGCGTCAAAAGCTGCTGTCGGCCCGCAGGCAGCGGGTCCCACCGGAGCGAGACGACAAGGTGCTGGTCTCCTGGAACGGCCTGGCCCTCTCCGCCCTGGCCGAGGCGGCCTGTGCCCTGGGCCGCGATGACTGGCGGCGTTCGGCCGAGGAGTGCGCCCGCTTCCTACTGCAAGAGCTGGTCCGCGACGGCCAGCTGATGCACACCTGGAAAGATGGGCAGGCAAAGGTGCCGGCCTACCTGGACGACTACGCCTGCCTGGTCACGGGCCTGCTGGCCCTCCACGAGGCCACCTTCGACCCTAACTGGCTGGAGGAGGCGCTGCGTCTGGGACGTCAGATGGTGGACCTCTTCTGGGACCCGCGCCAGGAGGCCTTCTACGACACCGGCCCCCGCCACCAGCAGCTGGTCGTCCGCCCCCGCGACCTGCTGGACAACGCCTACCCCTGCGGCAGCTCCGAGGCGGCCCGCGCCCTGCTGCTGCTGGCCACCGTCAGCGGCGACCACGCCCTGGCCGACGTGGCCACCCGCGCCCTGCGGGGCGTGCGCGAGCTGATGGCCCGCGCCCCCCTCGGCACCGGCAACTGGCTGTGCGCCCTGGACTTCTACCTCGCCCGTCCCAAGGAGGTGGCCATAGTCGGCGACCCCGCCTCCGAGGACACGCGCCGTCTGCTGGCCGTCGTCTACGGGCGCTTCCTGCCCAACAAGGTCGTGGTCGGCCTGCGGCCGGGCACGCAGCCACCGGCCGATATCCCTCTGCTGGAGGGCAGGGAGGCCCTGGGTGGCCGCGCCACCGCCTACGTCTGCGAGAACTTCGCCTGCCGACAGCCCACCACCGACCCGGAGGTCCTCGCCGCCCAGTTACAGGACTCCTGA
- the tal gene encoding transaldolase, protein MSNPLLELRRLGQSVWLDSLGRNLLRSGELARLLRDDGVAGVTSNPAIFEKAIAETEDYDADIARLASRNLDAAAIYDELVVGDVREAADLLMPVYEATRGEDGYVSLEVSPELAHDSDATVAAVRRLWQVVGRPNLMVKIPGTREGLPAIEACLYEGININVTLLFSVRRYEEVAWTYVRALERRVAEGLPVDTVASVASFFVSRVDTLVDRLLEERIAADPALAEQLRSLLGRAGIANAKLAYRRFQQVFSDRRFLALAERGARVQRCLWASTSTKNPAYSDVMYVEGLIGPQTVNTLPQATLEAFRDHGRVSPTLARGVDEAEAVITRLASLGIDIEEVAAQLEVEGVRLFVEAYRRTLTALAEKARRLAAARP, encoded by the coding sequence GTGAGCAATCCCCTCCTGGAGCTGCGCCGGCTAGGCCAGAGCGTCTGGCTGGACAGCCTGGGCCGCAACCTCCTGCGCTCGGGCGAGCTGGCCCGCCTGCTACGGGACGACGGTGTGGCGGGGGTCACCTCCAACCCGGCCATCTTCGAGAAGGCCATCGCCGAGACCGAGGACTACGACGCCGACATCGCCCGCCTGGCCTCTCGCAACCTCGATGCCGCCGCCATCTACGACGAGCTGGTGGTGGGGGACGTCCGGGAGGCCGCCGACCTGCTCATGCCCGTTTACGAGGCCACCAGAGGGGAGGACGGCTACGTCAGCCTGGAGGTATCGCCCGAGCTGGCCCACGACAGCGATGCGACGGTGGCGGCGGTGCGCCGCCTGTGGCAGGTGGTAGGCCGTCCCAACCTGATGGTCAAGATACCTGGCACCCGCGAAGGGCTGCCGGCCATCGAGGCCTGCCTGTACGAGGGCATCAATATCAACGTGACGCTCCTCTTCAGCGTCCGCCGCTACGAGGAGGTGGCCTGGACCTACGTCCGCGCCCTGGAGCGGCGCGTCGCCGAAGGCCTGCCGGTGGACACGGTGGCCTCGGTGGCCAGCTTCTTCGTCAGCCGTGTGGACACGCTGGTAGACCGACTGCTGGAGGAGCGCATCGCAGCCGACCCTGCCCTGGCCGAGCAGTTACGGTCATTGTTGGGGAGGGCGGGCATCGCCAACGCCAAGCTGGCCTACCGCCGCTTCCAGCAAGTGTTCTCGGACCGGCGCTTCCTCGCCCTGGCCGAGCGGGGAGCACGGGTGCAACGCTGCCTGTGGGCCAGCACCAGCACCAAGAACCCCGCCTACTCGGACGTCATGTATGTGGAGGGCCTCATCGGCCCGCAGACCGTCAACACGCTGCCGCAGGCGACGCTGGAGGCCTTCCGCGACCATGGACGCGTCTCTCCGACCCTGGCTCGAGGAGTGGACGAGGCAGAGGCCGTCATCACCCGTCTGGCCTCCCTGGGCATCGACATCGAAGAAGTGGCAGCGCAGCTGGAGGTAGAGGGCGTGCGCCTGTTCGTGGAGGCCTACCGCCGGACCCTGACGGCGCTGGCGGAGAAGGCCCGCCGCCTTGCCGCAGCCAGGCCTTAG
- a CDS encoding Fe(2+)-trafficking protein, with translation MSSPIVCVRCGRSAQPLPEPPTGGPLGRQIQESVCADCWNEWREVSGRVIAHYGLNMGNPDHRRQLRELMKDFLNLPSQEGAQAGQ, from the coding sequence ATGTCATCTCCCATCGTCTGTGTCCGCTGTGGCCGCAGCGCCCAGCCCCTCCCAGAGCCGCCCACCGGCGGCCCCCTGGGGCGTCAGATCCAGGAGAGCGTCTGCGCCGACTGCTGGAACGAATGGCGGGAGGTCTCCGGGCGTGTCATCGCCCACTACGGCCTCAACATGGGCAACCCCGACCACCGCCGCCAGTTGCGGGAGCTGATGAAGGACTTCCTCAACCTCCCCTCTCAGGAAGGGGCCCAGGCCGGGCAGTGA
- a CDS encoding acetoacetate decarboxylase family protein, giving the protein MPDQGQMAADRLPHTLPVVSPPYPPPPWPLPGARLLKVTYETDKETVLRWLPTSLGRPIPPYAHIIVARFPETPVGPFSLAVQALGCRARFLVRAYSLQAITDSPTALVALREMWGFPCLLGSIALKEGEGEVEARLEVGGEPVCTAALRGGAPIDTELVRFDPYLNLRLTPSVQEGQPPPYLALAQIDPHYEVKRALRGKAEVSFPRPTEGAPWHLLPFLAPVVAVWAEADTELPFARFVLPY; this is encoded by the coding sequence ATGCCCGACCAGGGCCAGATGGCAGCCGACCGCCTGCCCCACACCCTGCCGGTGGTCTCTCCTCCCTACCCGCCCCCGCCGTGGCCGCTGCCCGGCGCCCGTCTGCTGAAGGTCACCTACGAGACCGACAAGGAAACGGTCCTGCGCTGGCTGCCGACCAGCCTCGGGCGACCCATCCCACCCTACGCCCATATCATAGTCGCCCGGTTCCCCGAGACGCCCGTCGGCCCTTTCTCGCTGGCGGTGCAGGCCCTGGGCTGCCGCGCTCGCTTCCTGGTGCGCGCCTACAGCCTGCAGGCCATCACCGACTCGCCTACCGCCCTGGTGGCGCTGCGGGAGATGTGGGGCTTCCCCTGCCTGCTGGGAAGCATCGCCCTGAAGGAAGGGGAAGGAGAGGTAGAGGCGCGCTTAGAGGTGGGAGGGGAGCCTGTCTGCACGGCTGCCCTGCGCGGCGGCGCACCCATCGATACCGAACTCGTCCGCTTCGACCCGTACCTGAACCTCCGGCTCACCCCCTCGGTCCAAGAGGGCCAGCCGCCGCCCTATCTGGCACTCGCCCAGATAGACCCCCACTACGAGGTCAAGCGCGCCCTGCGAGGAAAGGCCGAGGTCAGCTTCCCCCGGCCTACCGAGGGGGCGCCCTGGCATCTGCTCCCCTTTCTGGCGCCGGTAGTGGCGGTATGGGCCGAGGCCGACACCGAACTGCCCTTCGCCCGTTTCGTGCTCCCTTACTAG
- a CDS encoding phosphatase PAP2 family protein gives MFWTGLLWAPLLAATIALSALAARNTPLPGDAAILRWAQGLPFPGEGLSHAVRAITTTQVVLASGGVMAVLLAAVGRRQEALVLAIGLAILPLLQWGIKELVDRPRPGPPWSELRAGYTSPSFPAGHVMSPTVLYGYLLWLAAADRAPAPWRWPLGSWSALVLVWAGPPNVWLGVHWPSDVLGGWAWGLVLALPLMAAAG, from the coding sequence GTGTTCTGGACAGGCCTCCTGTGGGCGCCGCTGCTGGCGGCCACCATCGCCCTGTCGGCGCTGGCAGCCCGCAACACGCCCCTGCCCGGCGATGCCGCCATCCTGCGCTGGGCGCAGGGCCTCCCCTTCCCTGGAGAGGGGCTGTCCCACGCGGTCAGGGCCATCACCACCACCCAGGTGGTGCTGGCCAGCGGCGGCGTCATGGCCGTGCTGCTGGCTGCAGTGGGGCGACGACAAGAGGCCCTGGTCCTGGCGATAGGGCTGGCCATTCTGCCCTTGCTGCAATGGGGCATCAAGGAGCTGGTGGACAGGCCGCGCCCCGGGCCGCCCTGGTCCGAACTGCGAGCGGGATACACCAGCCCCAGCTTTCCGGCCGGACACGTCATGAGCCCCACGGTCCTCTACGGATACCTCCTCTGGCTGGCGGCAGCCGACAGGGCCCCAGCGCCGTGGCGCTGGCCGCTGGGCAGCTGGTCGGCCCTGGTGCTGGTCTGGGCCGGGCCGCCCAACGTGTGGCTGGGCGTCCACTGGCCCAGCGACGTACTGGGAGGATGGGCCTGGGGGCTGGTGCTGGCATTGCCCCTGATGGCGGCAGCCGGGTAA
- a CDS encoding CPBP family intramembrane metalloprotease: MRLVQRGARAPARPAARPRLPLPLPLLAFTALLLAYGNSVSAASGDTSSEWAFIALGLALMALALAWARRACGLSWQQIGLADRAWPRHLALGVATGGLVILPVLLYFLAPFGVPGGEIGYDEAERATTGSLLVWALVRQPLGVSIFEEVMFRGVMQGLATRAWGVWRGVAFVAVAFSLWHLVVNHRTIQQTNIGQEAALAALAQLVSMLGLMLGSLVLSWLRLRSGGLAAPIGFHWATVVAMQSTLFALAR, from the coding sequence CCCGGCCGGCGGCGAGGCCGCGGCTCCCCCTTCCTCTGCCCCTGCTGGCCTTTACCGCCCTGCTCTTGGCCTACGGCAATTCCGTGTCGGCCGCCAGCGGCGACACCAGCAGCGAGTGGGCCTTCATCGCCCTGGGGCTAGCCCTCATGGCGCTGGCGCTGGCATGGGCACGCCGCGCCTGCGGCCTCTCCTGGCAGCAGATCGGGCTGGCCGACCGGGCCTGGCCCCGCCATCTGGCCCTGGGGGTGGCCACTGGAGGGCTTGTGATCCTGCCCGTCCTGCTCTACTTCCTCGCGCCCTTCGGGGTGCCTGGCGGCGAGATAGGCTACGACGAGGCCGAACGGGCGACAACGGGGTCCCTGTTGGTGTGGGCGCTGGTCCGCCAGCCCCTCGGAGTCTCCATTTTCGAGGAGGTGATGTTCCGCGGCGTGATGCAGGGTCTGGCCACACGGGCCTGGGGCGTGTGGCGCGGGGTCGCCTTCGTGGCCGTGGCCTTCTCCCTGTGGCACTTGGTGGTCAATCACCGCACCATCCAGCAGACCAACATAGGTCAGGAAGCGGCCCTCGCCGCCCTCGCTCAGCTCGTCTCCATGCTGGGGCTGATGCTGGGGTCTCTGGTGCTGAGCTGGCTGCGACTGCGAAGCGGCGGTCTGGCGGCGCCCATCGGCTTTCACTGGGCAACGGTAGTGGCCATGCAGTCGACCCTCTTCGCCCTTGCCAGATAG
- a CDS encoding SagB/ThcOx family dehydrogenase, with amino-acid sequence MTNRETAATWDYHNSTKHTYWSVRLESHQLDWANEPLPFKLYRGLEPIPLPRDLNASAVPCLEAISCPDYPVEKEVPDLATLASLLYFSAGITKRIRYAGGDMYFRAAACTGALYHIDLYLVCADLPDLPAGVYHFGPHDFALRRLRQGDCRAVLVEASGGERALAQAPVAVVFASTFWRNAWKYRARTYRHAFWDSGTILANLLAMAAAHRLPARVVLGFADAPVDHLLGLDGRREASLFMVALGRGVPVAGEPPPLPRLELETVPVSAREVEYPAIVAMHRASVLESGQEAAAWRGPPPPLPWPPPSGRTFPLQPLRDAPTDSVEEVVLRRGSTRRFDRSRSLSFDELSTMVHAATRGIPADFLPPAGLGLNRLFLIVNAIDGLPSGAYLYRPREEALELLREGDFRAMAGYLALEQPLGAEACADLYLLSPLGMALERFGNRGYRAAQLEAGTVGGKLYLAAYALRRGATGLTFYDNDVVSFFSPAAHDHAVMFLTAVGVPRRGR; translated from the coding sequence ATGACCAACCGCGAAACCGCTGCCACCTGGGACTACCACAACTCCACCAAGCACACCTACTGGAGCGTGCGGCTGGAGTCCCACCAGCTGGACTGGGCCAACGAGCCCCTGCCCTTCAAGCTCTACCGAGGGCTGGAGCCCATCCCCCTGCCCCGCGACCTGAACGCCAGCGCCGTCCCCTGCCTGGAGGCCATCAGCTGCCCCGACTATCCCGTCGAGAAGGAGGTGCCCGACCTGGCTACCCTGGCCAGCCTCCTTTACTTCTCGGCCGGCATCACCAAGCGCATCCGCTACGCCGGGGGAGACATGTACTTCCGGGCGGCCGCCTGCACCGGCGCCCTCTACCATATAGACCTCTACCTGGTGTGCGCTGACCTGCCCGACCTGCCCGCCGGCGTGTACCACTTCGGCCCCCACGACTTCGCCCTTCGACGCCTGCGCCAGGGCGACTGCCGCGCAGTCCTGGTGGAGGCCAGCGGCGGCGAGCGGGCGCTCGCCCAGGCGCCCGTCGCCGTTGTCTTCGCCAGCACCTTCTGGCGCAACGCCTGGAAGTACCGCGCCCGCACTTACCGGCATGCCTTCTGGGACTCGGGCACCATCCTGGCCAATCTGCTGGCCATGGCCGCCGCCCACCGCCTGCCAGCACGGGTGGTGCTGGGCTTCGCCGACGCCCCTGTGGACCACCTGCTGGGGCTGGACGGCCGGCGCGAGGCATCACTGTTCATGGTGGCCCTGGGCCGGGGCGTGCCGGTGGCCGGGGAGCCCCCGCCGCTCCCCAGGCTGGAGCTGGAGACGGTGCCCGTCTCGGCGCGAGAGGTGGAATATCCCGCCATCGTGGCCATGCACCGGGCGTCGGTCCTGGAAAGCGGCCAGGAGGCGGCCGCCTGGCGCGGCCCTCCACCACCCCTGCCCTGGCCCCCACCGTCCGGACGGACATTCCCCCTCCAGCCGCTGCGCGACGCACCCACCGACAGCGTCGAGGAGGTGGTCCTGCGCCGGGGATCCACCCGACGCTTCGACCGCTCCCGGAGCCTCAGCTTCGACGAACTCTCGACCATGGTCCATGCCGCAACGCGGGGCATACCGGCCGACTTCCTGCCCCCCGCCGGCCTGGGCCTCAACCGCCTGTTCCTCATCGTGAACGCCATAGACGGGTTGCCCTCCGGCGCCTATCTCTACCGTCCGAGGGAGGAGGCGCTGGAGCTGCTGCGGGAGGGGGACTTCCGGGCCATGGCAGGCTATCTGGCCCTGGAGCAGCCCCTGGGCGCCGAGGCCTGCGCTGACCTGTACCTCCTCTCCCCCCTGGGGATGGCCCTGGAGCGGTTCGGCAACCGCGGCTATCGGGCGGCCCAGCTAGAGGCCGGCACGGTGGGGGGCAAACTCTATCTGGCAGCCTATGCCCTGCGACGGGGCGCCACCGGCCTGACTTTCTATGACAATGACGTGGTGTCCTTCTTCTCCCCCGCCGCCCACGACCACGCCGTCATGTTCCTGACGGCGGTGGGCGTTCCGCGGCGCGGCCGCTGA
- the rpiB gene encoding ribose 5-phosphate isomerase B, producing MRIAVAADHAGLPLKEVVVSHLASEGHQVIDLGTDNSDPVDYPDYARLVGEAIQRGEVDRGIVICGSGVGASIAANKMRGIRAAVCHDTYSARQGVEHDDMNVLCLGSRVVGPDLAIELVQAFVQARFSGEERYRRRLEKVLALEEAASRCQQEVRSS from the coding sequence ATGCGCATAGCGGTGGCTGCCGACCACGCAGGACTGCCCCTGAAGGAGGTGGTCGTCTCCCATCTGGCGAGCGAGGGGCATCAGGTGATAGACCTGGGCACCGACAACTCCGACCCGGTAGACTACCCCGATTACGCCCGTCTGGTAGGCGAGGCCATCCAGCGGGGGGAGGTCGACCGCGGTATCGTCATCTGCGGGAGCGGCGTGGGGGCCAGCATCGCTGCCAACAAGATGCGCGGCATTCGCGCCGCCGTCTGCCACGACACCTATTCGGCCCGCCAGGGCGTGGAGCACGACGACATGAACGTCCTCTGCCTGGGGTCGAGGGTCGTGGGGCCTGACCTGGCCATCGAGCTGGTGCAGGCCTTCGTGCAAGCCCGCTTCAGCGGCGAGGAGCGGTATCGGCGCCGCCTGGAGAAGGTGCTGGCACTGGAGGAGGCCGCCTCCCGCTGCCAGCAGGAGGTCAGGTCGTCGTGA
- a CDS encoding NTPase — protein sequence MSAVLIAGPPGCGKTTLVLKTLEALSRPAGGFYTEEIRKGGRRLGFRLVTLDGREAILASVDSRSPLRVSRYGVELAALDEVGVPAISEAVQKGWLTVIDEIGKMELFSSRFREAVLQALESGTTVFGTIMLASHPFADAVKARPDVTVLHLAPDNRHEVERQVRELLGA from the coding sequence ATGTCGGCCGTCCTGATCGCGGGACCGCCCGGCTGCGGCAAGACCACACTGGTCCTGAAGACGCTCGAGGCGCTATCGCGGCCCGCCGGAGGCTTCTACACCGAGGAGATAAGAAAAGGGGGACGCCGCCTGGGGTTCCGCCTTGTGACCCTGGACGGCCGCGAGGCCATCCTGGCCTCGGTGGACAGCCGCAGCCCCCTGCGCGTCTCCCGTTACGGCGTGGAGCTGGCCGCCCTGGACGAGGTGGGGGTGCCCGCCATCTCGGAGGCTGTCCAGAAGGGTTGGCTGACGGTGATAGACGAGATCGGGAAGATGGAGCTGTTCTCTTCCCGGTTCCGTGAGGCGGTGCTGCAGGCCCTGGAAAGCGGCACGACCGTCTTCGGCACCATCATGCTGGCCTCCCACCCCTTCGCCGACGCCGTAAAGGCGCGTCCCGACGTGACCGTGCTCCACCTCGCACCCGACAACCGCCACGAGGTGGAGAGGCAGGTGCGGGAGCTGCTGGGGGCCTAA